TCACCAGGCTTGTACTCGTTGACGAGGACATGATTTGGCAGCTTCTCACCAAAGACTCCCAGGCTAGCCACTTTGGCAGATATGTCCTTCAGCCACTGCATCAAGGTTGAGTGTCCATCAGCAAAAATCAATGCAATAACCGAGATGCAACTCTGCCTTACGTACCTCAATCAGAAGTGAAGATTTCGCTGAGCATACAAGAAAGCTATGTCTAGTGAAACTTTTTAGTGCGCATGGCCTCGTCAATCGTACCGTCAATTTTCACACTAGCTTGTACTATTGCAAGTGCTCTCAGATCAAGAGAAAATCCGCATTCAATCGGACCTATACCCTTGCCTTTGCAGTTTCACGCTAGCGTTATTCAGATTCTAGGTTTTCTTGCACATAGTAACGACTTGGCGTGTGCATAGCGATGGGAGGCCCCGACCACGGCTGACAGTTTATAATCAAGATGAAACGAATTCTCAATTTTCCGAGCATTCTGATGAAATGGGAGCGACGCAAAGATGCAGAAAGTTTCAAACGAGTTCAAAGCACCTTCTCCATCTCGCGCGCTCAGTTATTCGTTATCGCAGTTTAGCTTCGGGCAATATCAGAAAAAAGTTACTTGCGGCAGAGCTTCCGAAACCATGCCTTTGGGATGGGGCAGTCCACCTGCGAAGGTAAACCGAAGTATAACGTAGACTTTTACTTAACCATGCGACCTGGAGTTCGAATTCTGTCCGCCTTAGTACCCACCCCAGTTCTGGAGCCGCCTGCGGGCGAGTTGGACCCACTTTGGCTTGGGTGCGTCGTAGACTTTGTCATGGAGGTATTTCTCTTCAATTTCTGTGATGAAATTCGGAACGTAGTAGACGCTGTCAGGCAGCTGAAAACAAGAGAACACTTATACTACACCGATCGCACGAGAAAGTATTGAACATGGCTTCCTCGAACGCATGCGTTTCAGAAGTTTTTTACTAACACAAAACAACGAATGTAACGACCCTCACCGACGTGATTCGAAATTTGTCCAGATCACCGGCCAAGCCGcacatgggcgccgccatgttacCCAAGACGAATTTGCTTTTGTCTTCGTGATTGGCTACAAGTGATCACGTGAACGCTATCAACCAATCGCTACATCGGTTCAGTTTGTGCGCCTTTCGGTTTTTGCCCGCtggtgtgtgtattttgttgccGTCGGAAGACGACGATGCCCTGAAAGCAATCGCCGTTTTATTTGGATACAGAAAGATTCCAAAACTACCAGTACGTCGCATGGCCGTCAGGAGCTGACCGTGCATACCACTGGAAACATCGGACGGTGACTCGAAATGGGGCTTGGCTAGCAGACGTGTCTCGGAGGTTGCGAGTTTTTATCGCTTTgcgcgcgcgtgtatgtgaaGTGTGCGGCATTGCCTTTTGTAAACCGGTGGTCCAGTTTGTCCCGGGCTGCTGATAATCTACGAGACCTGCACGCTGCGTCGTGCTCGCAGATTCGGCGCAGAATCACCCTGCGACTCGCCCAAGATGGTTGTGAAGagacccggcgtcggcgaggcgCCGCAGCCGAGACAACGTCGGCACCACTTCCTCGAAAACGTGCAAACCAAGACGTTCACGCCCTTGGAATACCAGGTTAGACACACCTGACAGATACATACATGGTTCACTCCGTCTCTCCTCTGCCTGGTAATAACTCGGACACAAAGTTTTTCTCGCCGAAAGTTGTCGTGGACCGCAAGACGCAAGTGATACGCTCGCGATTTGCGCCGTTTCGTACGACAAGGCGCCACTTCTCGCATCTTTCGAACGGGAACATCTTGATCCCGCGAGAGCCGATCAAACACTGCTTGCCTTGGGATATTTTATCTGCTCCTGCGGTGCCGATATCTCTCGTTTTCTTGTTTGCTGACTATCTTGTGTAGCTGCGATAACGTGCTGTCAGCCAGTGGCTCGCAGCTACCGCTGACTTCCAGATTGTGTATGCGGGGTTTAGCTATGTTGCGATGGCTGCACACATTATAGCGAAACGACGTTCGAGGGCTTCATTCTTGTCCTTTGGCAATTCATTATCCTCGCATATGCCACGACACCGATGCTGCTGCTTGTGGCACGATAATAGCAACAAGCGCTTTATTCATGTCTCATGGGCCGTGTTCCGAAACAATCCATTTCGGAGATACTATCGCCGTCAGGCGCGtcctgattggctggttgagcaaagtTGGATGACGTAGCTCATCCGAATTCGCTAAGACAGCCAATCTGTGCGCGCAGATGGCGAAGGCATGGTCGAGGCTATAGTATCGCTAAAGTGCATCGGTTTCAGAATATGGCCCACGCCATGATGTCATATCAGCGGTTGCAGTGAAATTGAGTGAGATCATTGCGGTAGTTCTTGCATATTACTAATCCTTCCACAATAAGTTGTCTCAGAGGCATCGCGTAGAGACACTGACACTTACAGAGAATAAAATGTGCTTGGTAGATGCTGGGCATTTGCAAAAGTCACTCGCAGGTTTTGTTGTCTCGACAGTCTGTCTCATCAGTAACTGCAGAAATGGCTTTGAGAAAGTCGCTCCCATAGTTCTGGAATTTCATCGCTCTCAGTAATGACTCAGGCGTACGGTGGTAGTGGTAAGTAGAGTTGCCGTACAAAACGAGGGAACACGTACATAGTGTCTTTGTTTTGgggtaaaacccaataattctGGATTTTTGCACCCCGAACAAAATTTATAAACATAGCATTAATCTCGATTTCTCTTCGACATTTGCTCCTTtctaaagaataataataaatgcaGGTGTAACAAAGCTAATGAACACTGCCCAGCGTTTGTGGGCAATTGGTCAagatatattattattattgttgttattgttgttgtcgtcgttgtcgtcgtcgttgttgttatATGAATATGGTAATGCCTCATTCTCACTCAACACTCGAGTGAAGGCCaacatatataaatatacataATCAGGGTGTGCCAGTGCCGAATGAATGAATTAGCTTGTTGCTTTCTTagtagccccgtttacatgaatgtgacaTATGGCACATTGCATTGCATTTCCTGAACTTTACATGCATGTAAATGGCAGTAATGTACTACAAAGTGGATTAACGCAGTGTTAATGACGTGTTCATTGCGAATGGCAGCTGTGATATTAGGAGGATGTTTATCCAACTACGTTACATTCATCAAAGGGTGGCTGAGTCGTCTAGTTAGTATTCCACTAATTTTCTTGCAACAGCGTACACTGGTAACCAACAGGTTAATAGGGACGAAAGGCCCGACATGTCCCTAGGGTGGACACAGAAATGCTCCTGATGCATATCATAATGTACATCAACAACGGCTTTGTAAAATAAGGAAAAGCATCACGTTTTCTACGAAGCATAACCATGtgcactacttttttttttcctttgtttaaaGAAGTGCAGATAAAAAAAGTAAAGAATAGATTGCAAAACCTGTCTCTCTGTTGTTTGTTCTTAATGTCGTTTCATTTCAATCTGTTAATAATGCCTGGCAATGATGATTTGTATAGAACTGAGTTTGTCACATGATTTGCGAGCAACTCTCTTTGCCTTTACATGTTCTTACACATTTACCATCTATTACATGTTCCTGTGTGGAATTT
The sequence above is a segment of the Dermacentor variabilis isolate Ectoservices chromosome 7, ASM5094787v1, whole genome shotgun sequence genome. Coding sequences within it:
- the LOC142587899 gene encoding putative RNA/DNA demethylase ALKBH6 isoform X1, whose product is MREVAPCRTKRRKSRAYHLRLAVHDNFRREKLCVRVITRQRRDGVNHLPDSVYYVPNFITEIEEKYLHDKVYDAPKPKWVQLARRRLQNWGGLPHPKGMVSEALPQWLKDISAKVASLGVFGEKLPNHVLVNEYKPGEGILPHEDGPLYYPVVTNITLNSSTVIDFYKPRKSTTCEVTADAKDTETNSHIGSLLLERRSLLITSGAMYTDYLHGIEGRTKDIIDDSIKNVDACSVKQGTVLQRETRVSLTIRVVPKVLRANVLQALFKK